GATATCCGAACTTACGTCGCTGAGTTGCTTTTTAGTGGCTACGTTACGCATCACGTCTATTTGATATAAAATACCGTCGACGACGGCGTGCTGCAGAAATGGAGGTGTTAAATTCAGTCTTATTTTCGAATTAACTTGAGGCAAGCTCCACGCTCGAGGAAGGACTAATTCGGCGTCGCGTTTTATCGCTCCATCGTCTTTCTTGACGGTggtggttttttgttgttgctTTTCTTTGACCAGTTTATTGGCCTTTTGTAACCGAACCGAGTTTGTTTCGCAGTTTGAGCTTTTGGTCGGACTGTCTTCTTTGATTTCGATTTGTATTTTAGCCTCTCCGTCATCGTTCGATTCGGCGTTCGAGCGTAGAGCAGCGAACGCGTTCGATAAAGATAATACCTGCTGAGAAAGTTGTTTATGATCTGGACTTTGAGCGTTGTTTTCGGCCTTCCATTCGTTATCGGTTTCTTCGGAATCGTCGAATTGCGATTTCCACTGCGAAGCTAGCGTGAGTCCTCCGCCGCCTCCGCGAGTCACCTGCTGCATAGCGGATATGTTATCATCCTCCATGACGGCGAACTGCGTATAGGATGCGTCTACCGTGCTCGACGTTCTCGGTATTAGATAATTAGATGTCGGCGTGTGTTGCCTACGCATGCGATGTTCTTTGATAGCAGCGTGCGATGATCGTAACGCGGCCGGATCGTTACTGCCGGACGTCTTGGGCGGATGTTTATGATGATTGGTGAACTGTACCCGAGCGTTAGGTGTATCCGAATGATGGACAGACGAAACGACTGCGGTTTCTGGTTCGACATCTTGGGTCGTACTGGCTACCGTTTCGCCAGGCTGTAACGAGAATTGCGAATTATCCATCACCTTTTGCTCGAGACCGGGCATCGATACCGTTCGCCTTTCCATGCTCTTTCTGCCGCTCGACCGGGATACATTGTTTACTGGCGTATCACATTTGGCGGCTACTTCGAGTTCCGcgtttttgttacttttttgacCAGCGTTCAACATTTTGCGATTCGATAGCGTTCGAATCAAGTCGCCGTACTTTTCTTCCAACTCTTTCTCGTTATCCGGTTCGATGTTCTCTTGGTCGTTGTCGAAAACCGACGTAATTAGTTGTACGTTGGGTTCGGCTCCTAACGACGTTGTGGTCACCGGACGCGTCATTATCGCCGCCGAAGTGTTATTTACAGCGTACGTAATTTTCGGATTATGATGCATGTTCTCCGGTACCAACGACGTCTTCTCCCAATCAAACGCGTCCGAATCTTTGACTCCGCGACGTTTCAAACATTTATCCAGTATTCCGGCTAACATATCGTAATCGGGCTTATCGGCGTACTCTAAACTCTGTATGTGTTCTAAGAATTGTTTCAAATCCGACGGTAAATGCTTCAGAAGCAATCTATGAtcgtatttttctttcattattcCTACTTGTTCCTTatcttttatttttctccacGGTAACTGACCATTTACAAATTCGACTAGCATATAAAACAGAGACCACAAGTCATCGTGACGGCCCATTTCTTTATTCTTATGGGCGTTCAAAGAAGCGTACCGGACGGTACCACGAAAGCCAGCTGCCGAACGAGGCGTTCTAACGTCTCCGGTTTGCGTCGTGTACTGACGAGCCAAGCCAAAATCTAACATATAAACGGTGCGGCAATTGGTGGGCAACCTGCCCATTGAGAAATTCGAAGGTTTAATATCCCTATGCAGAAATCCGACTCCGTGAATACTTTCGATTGCTTTTAGTATCTGCAAACCTAGCCTTAACGTTGTCGACAGTGAGAATGCTCCTTTGGGTTGAGATCTTCGTAACTCGGCAAGATTTTTGCCCTGAAGTTGCATAACTACGTAATTAAAACGATCATTACGTCCACAGCCAATGAAACGACAAACGTGCTCGTGTCCTTGTAGTTTCTTCAAAACGGCAACTTCCATTTTCAGAACTTGTTTCGGTTGCCGCGATGATTCCACTTTTAGGGCAACAAGCTCTTTGGTTACCACGTCTAGAACTTCGTAGATTTCGCCGAAACCACCGCCGCCGATTTTCTTTTGAACTTTCCATCGTTCTTTGACAACGTGTCCAGGTTGCAGTAGGTCTTCACTCGTCATCGTTCGTCGTGTTCGTTATATTTTGTTGCGGCGATAAGTATATAGAGCATACTTAAACCGTCCCCACGATATCATTTTCGTGAACTGAAACGcaaaaatacgtaaattaaTCGAGATGCTAACTGATATGTTACACGATGGGGTTCTAATATTACACAAGGTTACATTATACTCTTAACTGAACCGAATGGTACTTGGTACTTACATAAACAGTACATGGATAAGCAAAAACAGTCAACTAAACGTTTCGACTAATTGTATTACTTTCTTTTTTAGAGTATGCATTCAATTTTGCATTCGATTCATACAACGAACTTTTTTCACTCGCAATACTGGACGATATAACTTCGCGTACCATCTAATCACATATGGAACTGTTATCACCTTATCGTGGATATTGATTTCGTTAAAcacatattcgaaaaaatacgaaaagaaGACGATAAAAAGATGATTTTCCAGTTACATTAAGGTCATCTCTGAACGCAGAAATTTAGTTCAAATATAAATCGATAATATATAGGCGAGATACATATTACTGCAGTGTGGTGGAAAATGCAAATAGTAATAATTCTGTACGACAATCGTTACTTACCGTTGCGGTTGCTCGTGAAACTTTTCATATTACTAAATAGGAACGTGTTATCAGTGAAAGGTAAAATTGATAGCACTTTAAGGAATACGATGAacttggttatttttattttaaaccaAACACCCCCGTTTCCCGAACTCCCAAAGTCCGACGTAATCTAGGGAAAGCAACTACGAAGAGTATTCCTTATCGGTCCACCCCAGCAGAAAAAGGTTGCACATTgtgaaatttatataaaaatcgGTAATTTCACGATTTACTGGGACACAGCAATGGACACAATATGTAGCCTGTAGGACAAAAGCTCATAACTCATATGTATTTcacagggatggaaagctagctgaaaCTTGAAAGCTCAAAGCAGtcaaagctgaaagctgaaagctgaaagctgactgctgaggaagtttgggatttttgaaagctaaaagctctaGCCAAAACGCCAAAAAACCTTTACTTTTACTTATTCAGctttttttctagctttttgcttttttacacATTCAtttggttttctttttgaattcttttttcattttcacattttacttttcttaagtttcagttttctcgttttttttttttttttttttttttcgttgtgttGTGAGTTTCATATTTCCTTTCTATTCAGctcattgagaaaaatttgaaaagctaaaagagtaaaagctaaaagctcaaaaaactgaaaactgaggAAGTTTGGGATTTGTGATAGCTAAAAActgatatttattttatttcattttcagtttagttttcacttttcacttttcacttttcagttttcagttggTTTTCAGCATGTTATTATATTTTGAGAAGGATGCCGATGAATTATTCTAATTGATATGTAGCTTCATAATAGGGACATTTTATCCTCTGGCTCTTTCCAttcgtaggtataatttttttcaagctccGAATTTGCGATCAGCCGATCACTCATTAAAAAAAGGatctaaattctaaaatataaaattgctTAACCTACTGTTAGGGGAAAAAAGTTGCAAGTGAAGTCAAACTCCATCTCGAAGACCCCATAATTTGTTATACTATTAGTATATTAACAAaggaaaatacaatttttgaaatcctcaaaattttttcttgagaaaatgacgattttacaaaaatgaaaaaatgcatatttaTGAAAAGTAAGTACGAGAAAATAACATGAATTTATGGAATTGGGGCTTTTTATTCTCTGAagatcaataattttgaagaaaaattggtaTAGATTAGATACATACATTACATCATTGAAGtaaattcaatgtttttctGAGGATGGTCTCAAATTCATGATCATCACTCgtatgaaagttacaggaaaaaataaattagaaattatcgag
The sequence above is a segment of the Planococcus citri chromosome 3, ihPlaCitr1.1, whole genome shotgun sequence genome. Coding sequences within it:
- the Asator gene encoding tau-tubulin kinase homolog Asator, with product MTSEDLLQPGHVVKERWKVQKKIGGGGFGEIYEVLDVVTKELVALKVESSRQPKQVLKMEVAVLKKLQGHEHVCRFIGCGRNDRFNYVVMQLQGKNLAELRRSQPKGAFSLSTTLRLGLQILKAIESIHGVGFLHRDIKPSNFSMGRLPTNCRTVYMLDFGLARQYTTQTGDVRTPRSAAGFRGTVRYASLNAHKNKEMGRHDDLWSLFYMLVEFVNGQLPWRKIKDKEQVGIMKEKYDHRLLLKHLPSDLKQFLEHIQSLEYADKPDYDMLAGILDKCLKRRGVKDSDAFDWEKTSLVPENMHHNPKITYAVNNTSAAIMTRPVTTTSLGAEPNVQLITSVFDNDQENIEPDNEKELEEKYGDLIRTLSNRKMLNAGQKSNKNAELEVAAKCDTPVNNVSRSSGRKSMERRTVSMPGLEQKVMDNSQFSLQPGETVASTTQDVEPETAVVSSVHHSDTPNARVQFTNHHKHPPKTSGSNDPAALRSSHAAIKEHRMRRQHTPTSNYLIPRTSSTVDASYTQFAVMEDDNISAMQQVTRGGGGGLTLASQWKSQFDDSEETDNEWKAENNAQSPDHKQLSQQVLSLSNAFAALRSNAESNDDGEAKIQIEIKEDSPTKSSNCETNSVRLQKANKLVKEKQQQKTTTVKKDDGAIKRDAELVLPRAWSLPQVNSKIRLNLTPPFLQHAVVDGILYQIDVMRNVATKKQLSDVSSDIAPRRSSLPVSLSLNGVEQQEPTKRISFQKDESSSKEKRRQSEPPADDNDECVLEPVSGKLEIRVSDKFTGQATRNSICSSSDKIFNKSSVQFNENKNDNSKAYLIRQFLSNESLNDETKEYIKNKKLMQQQQQQFSKISKIPIPVAPPKPSYLNETHPTKPIESEPPIVNSANITSVKNASIDETSASKSKNSIEARPKYKNLSASQVNDMYTPALRRHRKNQDKYVTDPSQLQLRFHRPTSRKSWSSAHLSSNDNSEDTNVRGVPIHMLYPQKAVKIADDLSNGDELNSALYHSPCAPPADTKLSPENSARCRRFLPILQTKSPVADS